TAGTCTTTGAAAGAGGTTTAAATGATTCTCAGAATTTAAACCTAGCTTTAGCTTTTGAGAGATGAAAGAATAATTTCTAGTTACAGATAAGTTACTCTAAGTTTTTGCTATTAATTAATTGAACAAAAAAGTTATCTAAACAATAAGTGAGAAGAAATTTAAAGATTCAAAGGAAAAGAAATTAGTCATACATCTCTCTCAATCCCTTGTTTATCTTTTTCAGTTATAGTAGTTTTCTTTAGAATTACTTTATCTCCTCCGTATCATTCCAAATCTTCTTTAGTAATTATTCCTACTTTCTTTGGATCTTGCTCTACATAATCAAAACGACTCACTATTTCACATTGCGCTAACCTCCCCTTTATTCACTTACCTATAAGTCTTGAATTTTCAAAAGAACTCAATCACTTTATTTTTCTCCCAGCAAAACAAGCTTTGAACAAATATCCATGATCTGTAACTAAAAAGAACCACTCTTTTCTAGAAGGAAGATTATCTTCACCTTCAACGGTTAGTTTTACATCAAATCAACTCTGTTTTTTTCCAGTTCTCTTGTTAATCAAAGGTTTGCTATAACAAGCATTAAGGGGCGATTTGGATAAATCTAGTTCTTTTGAATTTAGAACTTCTTCCTCCGAAGGAACAATTAAAGGCAAAGTAATAGTACGTAGAGATATGGAGTCTTCTAAATCTTTCAGGCACAACATTGCTCTAAGGGGAAAAAATTTTGTAGATAATTTTAGATTGTCTTCGCTCTCCCCCTAAATCGGGGTCTTCTTTTGTGCGTGATTTGTATTTTTCTAGAGCCTCTATTTTTTCAGAGATTCTTCTAGATTTCAAATACTCTAAATATTTTGCAAACTTTTTTAGTGTTCTTGGATTATTTGTTAGTAAGGCTATTTCGTGTTGATCTGGGCCATCAACTTGATTTTCAACCAAAAAACTTAAATTTGGAGAACCTATTATTGCAGAGGAAATTTTATTGTTTCTGTAAAAGCAATAAAGTTTTCCGTGGTATTTGCAAGAATGCACTAACCTTATTTCCCCTATTCCAAACTGCCTTCACCTCTCATTAATTTCTAAAGCCAATTCATATAATCACTTAGGCAATCCATCAAAGTAGTACATTCCAAGGATTACACAAACATTTTTAATAGCCCCTTGCAAAACCAATCTTTCCAATTCTTTTAATGATTTGTGTGAACAAAACCCCACAGCAATTTCCAATCTATCAGATTTGTTGAGCTCTCTTCTAAAGCAATCATTAAATGATTTCTTGTTCCCCTTCTCCCAATAAAGGACAAATACTAGTACCAAGAAACTTCTCTTCAACTTCAATTACATCTTTTTTGAGAAGGTAATGACTCTTTAAAGAACTAAAGAGTCAGAACCAAAAATTACATTTAATCCAAGTAAATTTTTCTAATTGATTTATTCAATTAGTTAATTACTCCTCCTTGACAAAAATGCATAAATTTTTAAAAAATGATTGAGCTCTTTATTAGTAATTTTTGGAATTTAAGATTAAAATAAAATATTTTGCACTAATTTCAAACTTGTTTAGCTTTGAAAAGGTTAAAAAAATAATTTCTAGGATATAAAGAAATTAATATTAGGAATTGAATGTACTTGTGACGATAGCTCAATAGCTATCTATTCTATTGATCAACAAAGAATAATAGGAGAAACTCATTATTCTTCTAGTAAAGAACATTCACAGTTCGGAGGTATAGTTCCGGAGATAGCAGCTAGGGCTCACCAAAAACATCTAATTAAATTGATTGAAGATTGTTTAAAAAAAACAAATTTAGATCTTTCAGATATTAGATACATATCCTTTTCGTCTAATCCAGGACTCCCTTCTTCTCTATTAGTCGGGAAGATGATAGCTACTACTTTAGCTATCTCACTAAAAAAAGAATTAATTCCAGTAAACCACCTAGAAGCACACATATTCTCAATAGGATTAACTAAGGAACTAGAATTTCCTTCTTTAGCATTATTAATTTCTGGCAAAAATACTATTATCTATTTTTTACAAGGTAAAGATAGTATTAAGGAGTTAGAGAAGTGTGAAGATTGCGCGTTAGGCGAAGCCTATGACAAGATAGCTAGAGTGATGGGTTTTGAATACCCAGGAGGCCCTAAACTAGAGAAGTATTATAGGAAAGACATTGATTTAGAGGGCTTCCACTTAACTAAAAGAGATAGAAATACTTCTAACCTTAGTTTGAATTTCTCAGGCTTAATCTCTTCGGCTACTAGAGTTTGAAAAAAATTAAAGAACAATACTTTTTATTCTTTAGATGTAAAAAAAGAAATATTAAGTACTTCTTTTCAGGAAGAAGTAATACTTATTCTTTTTTTGAAACTTAAATATTGAGCTAAAAAATTTAATGTAACTGAGGTATATTGTTCTGGGGGAGTTAGCAGGAACTACGTTTTAAAAGATCATTTAACTAGTAAATTATTTTCAGAGAGAATAAATATGTATTTTGTAGATCCAAAATACTCTGAAGATAATGGAGCAATGATAGCCTATAGAGCTAGCCTATTGATTTAATCATGTATAAATTATCAAGAAGTGCAGAGACAGTAGGAAAGGGACATCCTGACAAAATAGCTGATCTAATTGCAGACAGTATTTTAGATGCTTTAATTGATCAATTAGGAATTCAAGAAACAAGACTATCTGCAGAGGTATTAGTAAGTAATAAAAAAGTTCTAATAGCTGGAGAGGGGAGCTCTAATCCTGATGTAATTTTTGAGGATTTAGCCAAAAAGATACTTTATTTATCTGGTTATGAACCAGATAAATTTGAGATTCTTTTGGATTACAAGAAGCA
Above is a window of Mycoplasma ovis str. Michigan DNA encoding:
- a CDS encoding phospholipase D-like domain-containing protein, with the protein product MLCLKDLEDSISLRTITLPLIVPSEEEVLNSKELDLSKSPLNACYSKPLINKRTGKKQSWFDVKLTVEGEDNLPSRKEWFFLVTDHGYLFKACFAGRKIKWLSSFENSRLIGKWIKGRLAQCEIVSRFDYVEQDPKKVGIITKEDLEWYGGDKVILKKTTITEKDKQGIERDVWLISFPLNL
- the tsaD gene encoding tRNA (adenosine(37)-N6)-threonylcarbamoyltransferase complex transferase subunit TsaD is translated as MECTCDDSSIAIYSIDQQRIIGETHYSSSKEHSQFGGIVPEIAARAHQKHLIKLIEDCLKKTNLDLSDIRYISFSSNPGLPSSLLVGKMIATTLAISLKKELIPVNHLEAHIFSIGLTKELEFPSLALLISGKNTIIYFLQGKDSIKELEKCEDCALGEAYDKIARVMGFEYPGGPKLEKYYRKDIDLEGFHLTKRDRNTSNLSLNFSGLISSATRVWKKLKNNTFYSLDVKKEILSTSFQEEVILILFLKLKYWAKKFNVTEVYCSGGVSRNYVLKDHLTSKLFSERINMYFVDPKYSEDNGAMIAYRASLLI
- a CDS encoding restriction endonuclease PLD domain-containing protein; the encoded protein is MKLKRSFLVLVFVLYWEKGNKKSFNDCFRRELNKSDRLEIAVGFCSHKSLKELERLVLQGAIKNVCVILGMYYFDGLPKWLYELALEINERWRQFGIGEIRLVHSCKYHGKLYCFYRNNKISSAIIGSPNLSFLVENQVDGPDQHEIALLTNNPRTLKKFAKYLEYLKSRRISEKIEALEKYKSRTKEDPDLGGERRQSKIIYKIFSP